CACGGGGAGAGGCAAAACCCTCCACCTCCAAACTGGTAGCACGCGATGTTTTCTCCGTTCTTGAACTTCCTATCGGACTTGGACCTCAAGGCTTCGTCCTGCAAGTACCCGAGAACGGCTATGGGCCTGTCCGGTCGCCGGACTTTTCCATACTTGTCCTCGTCCCACGCCTGAAGCCTCATAGCCCACCGGTCCGGTTCCGTCAGGAACTCGGTGCATTCGCGGCTCATCCCCATGCACTGCCAATAGTGCTTATTGACACCCTTGATGACGTTGCGCCGCGTGACCGTTGCCGTTGAattcgccggcgccggcgccgcaagcagcggcgtggccgcggcggcgacgaagaacAGGTGGCTGAGACGCATCtgagggaaggggggagagggggagggaggatggCTGTCAGCGGACGCGGGGAGTcgcgaagaagaagaagggggaTCACAAACTTTTGAGCCGAGCCGAGCCGCGCGCGGAAAGGGGGTTGGCTTGAACGAGACTGGCTTGCCCTTGGAAGAAGCCTTGCGAGAGCGTGAGATCAAGGTATTATTATGATGATAATATCAAGTTGTCGATTGATTGAGCAGGCGAATTGCGTCTTCGCGCCCACCGTTGCGTATGCAAAGAGAAAGGACAATAAGAGTCCGTCGGGCCTCTTATATATATCTAGGTATTATACCTACATGTcttgcacacacacacacacacgccttCTTCCCAAAAGGCATCGTCGCATGCCGCACAACACAAGACTGCGGAGGCaaaacacacacactcaTATTTTTGGCAATAGTAaccctctccctccctccctccctccctccatctcTCGTCAGTAGATCTGACGCGGGTTTCATCGCATCGTGGTTGCACtgggcaggccagccagcgagcgcgggcgggcgggcggtgcgagCTTCGGTCCCCGGATGGTCCATGACCTGCCGCACACGCCGCCTTTTTCTCTTCCCACGACACAGTCAACGGGtggcctttttttttcttctcccccccccgttTCGTTTCATCGACTTGTCTCTCCTATTTTCGAGTTACTTCAGGTTCGTTAGTAGTGATAGTAGTAACCTCCGGGCACGCGACGCTGCTACTACTAGGCGgtccttcccccccccccccctctcgggacacgatgctgctgctcctgctgcgtGCGACTGCGAAACGGCCGACAGTATCTCGCCGGCCCATAGCTCCCTCTCCCAGTTCCGCCGCGATGATAATCTTCCCTGTCGGGGGTTTGCTAGCGGCAGTCGGGCGCGAAGCGCGCTCTGGGCTGGTtgttgccccccccccccccccctcaaCCCAGCGTTTAATAGCTTGGCTCGCCCCTTTGCCCGCGCGCGTCCAGGCttcggggagggggagggcggcagGTGACCCATCGTGATATGGATagaacgacgaggaggaggaggagaagggggaggagcaggggcTCTCGTGTTTGTTTGCTGTGCATGCGTTACGGCACTGAGTCAATCGCGGGCGGTGGTTTGCAATAATGTTGTTCGGGCGGCTCTATGTCATGGAACGGAAGCCGTTGCCGGTCCATCACGCGCGCGGACATGTTTGCAAGCAAGCTTGTCTCTCGACTTTCACAGTAGACGAGACAATTTGGTATTAAACACGTCGTCACAGACGTTTGGGGGCCGGGAGAGTAGAGTAGGCTGATGAGCGTCGAATAAACCGCCCGACTAGTCATATAATCACCTGCGCAGAGGCATGCTTCACGAGACGGCCGGTCCCCTTCCCTTGGCGgcgtgtgtggtggtggtggtggtgaaggggTGATGTGTGACACGGGCAAACACCACCCACCCTCTACTTacaccatggccgtctcTGTTTCCGAATATATATATCCCCCGCCTATTGGCTCTAGCGCGGCATTCTACAATCGATGTCACTGGGTATCGTATCGTACGCTATAATTATACCCGCAAAGCTACAGGGCTCAACATGTATgcgagagacggcggcggcgagggcgccggaCGGGGCGATCTGGTCAAGcgagacgccgacggcctgctgATCTTCTGGATCGTCgcgggcatcggcatcgccatctcAATAGCAATGTTCTGTTGCATCTACTTTAATGGCAGGAaacgacgcggccgcgggggcagaagccacggcggcggccatcagagcggcggtcgagccggcggtggcggcggcggtggcggcggcggcgggttcggACACGGAATGGGGGACATCGAGATGGGCGGACCAcacatgccgccgccgccgccaggccgtGGCAGGCATCGGGGGGGCAACACGATGTAGCGGCCCAGGGACGAGGGCTCTGGCTGGATACACGTGTGCATATCAGAGCAGCCAGATAGACGAGAGACAACCAAGTGTCCAGACTATCGGATCCCCCTGCCGGGGATACGCCAGGTGTGCCCGTGAGTGAATGGCATCGGGAAGCGACAtgatggagggaggggggggccaGGAAGAGAGGAGCCCGTCTCTCTTTCTGGTTGGGACGCACAGAAGACGCGGTCACGAGGCCACTTATTCCTTGGTTACTGCGGGCGTGGCCCATGATGATGCGCCAGCGTGCCAAGGACGACGCAGCTTGCTTGTGCGACTcgccgttgttgtcgtcgtcgtcgtcccaaTCTTGGCTGGCGTTTGCATCACCGACACCCGTGGCAAGGCATGTATTGCCAACGACAAGTGAACGAGTCGAGCTCTCCGGGCAAGGAGcgcgccctcttcctcttctcgatcctcctcctccttcccctcctcctccacccagCTACCGCTAAGTGCGTGTGAAGcgagagagaagaagaggacAAAAATTAACCGACTGCTTCGACCAGGATTTCTGCGAGCGTCAACCCGGGCCGATATCCCAGGCACCACGCCCTTCGCAAAAACAACAgccagacgcccgccgccatggctaTAGACGCGCCGCTCAGCGGACTCTCCCCAGGCGGAGGGGATGActgcggaggaggaggagcagcggtGGCGCCCCCGAACTGGACATGGTTCGGCCTCGGCTTCGCCTGCGGATACGGCACCTTCGTGGTGATGCTGGGTCTGTTCCTGGGCCGCCAGATGACGAAGCTGCCGTGGCTGTGGGAGGTGGAAATCGCCAAGCGGAGGCGCGAGGCGGaagcagaggcggcggcggcggcggcggcggcggcggcgacaactcgcgtgcctcctcctccaccagcaaCGTCGGTGAGCCTGTCGGATCCCTACCACGCGTAAATGGAGAGACCATCCGACCTCCGGGAGGGAGATTTGAAGGCGAGACGACATCGGACAGAACTGCCTCTTCCCCCTCCGCGTGGGTCTGCTcggggggaggaaggggggaggggaacgGGCGTCTATGCGGGacacaagcaagcaagcaagcagcaacCTCGATTCACCGCCTAGAGGGGTCGCAAAGTAAAGCCAGCCTGACGCGGGCACCTCGTTCGAGCGGCAATCATTTAAAAGGCTGGCCTCGGGGCCTGTCTCATTGTCGGGCCTCTCTTATTTTTCGTGCTTTGGATTTTCCTAGGAGAGGTTCCCTAACCGAGTGAGTGttgggtcgacgacgagagagggagaaggaaaaaaaagtcGACGATCACGACAAAGCAAATGAGCGACCACCAACGCGAGCcggacacgcacgcacgcacgcacgcagtCACTCACTCGAGGACCCTCACCACACCCGCTCCAGCATGGCAAGAGGCAAAGTCCAAGCGAGGTCCTCGAAAGAGGAAATCATCGGCGGGCTGGTCATCGGCTGCgtgctgggcgtcgtcgccttcgtcgtcAGCTTCCTCGCGCTCTTCTTCGTCAAGGCCTGGTTCGTCAACAggcgggccgcggcggcgcaccatGACAGTGGTCctcgggcgcgacggcggcggcggcaaccgCAGCCACGGCAACCGAATGATCaacacggccggccgcggatggcggAGGTTTgagacagggcagggcgtTGGGGACCGGGGGACGTGGGAAGGGTCCAGCAAAAACGGTATCTGTCGCGGCGGAGTGTTGTCGAGGAGGGCTGGAGGACGGAAAGCTGGGCAGGCGATGCGACGGCTGGTGGGAGACTGGGAGCATGGGAGCCCGCCCTCAGGATGGGGTGGTGTGGCATTGGCTTTCTTGGCGGCATTTTGCTgaaatgatgatgatggtgatgatgatggtgacgaaCCGGTCATCTGCAATTTTTCTTAATTATGATTGATTACTACCTACGTGCTACTATATCATGCCAACCCCTCGTCCCTCGCGCACTTGTTGGGCGGGAGAGCCTGGGCAgtacagtacgaagtacttcggCAGGGTCGTCACGTGATGGCGCGTAATCGGCGACGCGACCCTATCGCGAAGTCACTTTGTGAAGCGGCCCctgcctcgacgaccaccaTCCCAGCGCGGAGAACCAGTCCAGCAGCACGCATCCGCAGCTACCTAGGCGGGCAGGTAGGCAATGGACAttgcccgcggcgcccgtcgcgcccgtcatgtcgccgccaatgccgccgccgccactaccAATGCGACCCCAGGCGCCGGGACAAATCGCCCCTcaggcgatgatgatgatgataacGATGATGTGGCGGTgacgccagcagcagcccgggcagcgcgtcccgccgctgctgcagcgctaCCACCACGGGCACTGGCAGCTACGACAACGCCCGACAACGGCAACGCCAATGGCAACGGCCGCGGCAACAGctacggcctcgacgagcaggagcagcctcgccgccaccagcgcgAGCCCCCCGCCCTGAATCGCGCCATgagacgcgccgccgttgatgcagctgcggcggcgacggccgtggcccagcagctggagccgcaccaccaccgcacgCCTGAGCAGgcccgtcaccaccaaccccaccatcaccgcaatcatcaccatcatcgcgTGCGCCAGCATGCATcaccacccgccgctgctgggccgccgcccccgcatCCCTTTCGTCTCCACCGGTGTAAGTGAACACGACGCCTTGTTTTTGATATAGTATATTATCCAGCCACGGCGCGTTTGCGGGCAGTCCCAATTCCAGGCGAGAGTCGTCGCCCAAGCGGGCATCCATCCCGGCGCGGACTCGCCCAGAAAGGTAGCGCCTTTCGCTGAACAGGCaaaggcggcagcggcctcgcCAATTGCCACTTGCCAATGCCCAGCCCGACCACCAATCTCGCCTTGATTAATTACACGGATTCATGAATCCATTGTTCAGCCTTCGTTTGCTCGGGAATTGGCCCAGGAGTTCAACCTCTGCAttcgcccacgcccgcggcgcctgctCCGCAAACCTGCCCTTCTCCATCGTCCTGCACACACCACGTTCACTCTCATTTTTCGCACACTCCTTTGCCGCTGCCTTCACTCGTTTACAAACCTTCGGGTTCGCCATCTTATTTGCAAGCCTCGTGTTGATGATCCTTCTGCATCATGTTCTACGCACCCAACGCCGGACCGACTCCGCCGTCTAGCCCTCCATCGGTCGACGTGACCTCGCCCGTTCCAATTTACCAGGATCCCGAGGAGCGCGTCTCTCGCCTCCCGCTGCAGGAACTGTCCATCACACCCTTTGGGGACGTGGCTACGCATCGAGGACCTTCGTCCCGGCCCATGCCCTCCATTGACAAGGAAAACTACTCGGCCCTGAGATCGGCCCTCGACCACCGCGAGCAAGTGCTTGTCCAGCGAACCGAGGACGTGGCCCACGCCCTCGATCAGATGCGCTACTATCGAAATTTGCTTCAGCAGTCTCTTGCCGAGTTTTCGTCCGCATCCTCCGCCGTGGCTGACCCAGACCAACTCTCTGCAGCCGCCCACATGAGCGCCAACACACGCCTCAGCATGCCTCTCGATTCGGACGAGTCCAGCTCCGAGCCGGACCTCAGCGTCCTCGGCATGGCACGCGCTGGAAACGCCGGCGTGGATCATCAGATGAACACAATGGCctacgacgaggacgaagttCTGTCCCAGGAGCAGTACGAGGACACCAGCCTCGAGGATcccgccgaggagcacgaCGTGGCTCCCCTCTTCGACCCAGCCACGGTCGGTCTCAAGGAGATTTCGAACCTTGGCAAATTCACCGTCAGCAGCCACAAGCCCGGCTGTGGTGTCGACGAACTGCGCAGCGACGACCTCAAGATGTACTGGCAGTGAGTCTCGATCCCTACCCGGGCTTTCCATCCTACGAttgtcgccgcccgggtCTAACCTCGCCGTGTCAGATCGGATGGCCCTCAGCCCCATAAACTCACCATCTACTTTGTCAAACGGGTCGGCATTCGTGACATCCGCTTCTTTGTCGACTacaacgaggacgagtccTACACCCCCACCAAGATCGTCTTCAGGTCCGGCACGAGCGAGAATCACCTGATCGAGTTCGCCACCATGAACCTCGACAGCCCCGTCGGATGGCAGCAAGtgcccatcgccggcgccggag
The genomic region above belongs to Purpureocillium takamizusanense chromosome 5, complete sequence and contains:
- a CDS encoding uncharacterized protein (SECRETED:SignalP(1-18~SECRETED:cutsite=LLA-AP~SECRETED:prob=0.4151)) — encoded protein: MRLSHLFFVAAAATPLLAAPAPANSTATVTRRNVIKGVNKHYWQCMGMSRECTEFLTEPDRWAMRLQAWDEDKYGKVRRPDRPIAVLGYLQDEALRSKSDRKFKNGENIACYQFGGGGFCLSPWGFPKDKPMDRPGLVRGLNDLITRHDRNDLCGRKCGDVAFGEGDHAGHLTIDFSTATCKGLC
- a CDS encoding uncharacterized protein (TransMembrane:2 (o57-80i171-192o)) — protein: MAVSVSEYIYPPPIGSSAAFYNRCHWVSYRLNMYARDGGGEGAGRGDLVKRDADGLLIFWIVAGIGIAISIAMFCCIYFNGRKRRGRGGRSHGGGHQSGGRAGGGGGGGGGGGISASVNPGRYPRHHALRKNNSQTPAAMAIDAPLSGLSPGGGDDCGGGGAAVAPPNWTWFGLGFACGYGTFVVMLGLFLGRQMTKLPWLWEVEIAKRRREAEAEAAAAAAAAAATTRVPPPPPATSVSLSDPYHA
- a CDS encoding uncharacterized protein (TransMembrane:1 (o15-40i)); the encoded protein is MARGKVQARSSKEEIIGGLVIGCVLGVVAFVVSFLALFFVKAWFVNRRAAAAHHDSGPRARRRRRQPQPRQPNDQHGRPRMAEV
- a CDS encoding uncharacterized protein (EggNog:ENOG503P3UE~BUSCO:EOG09265DVA~COG:D~COG:O), translating into MDIARGARRARHVAANAAAATTNATPGAGTNRPSGDDDDDNDDVAVTPAAARAARPAAAAALPPRALAATTTPDNGNANGNGRGNSYGLDEQEQPRRHQREPPALNRAMRRAAVDAAAAATAVAQQLEPHHHRTPEQARHHQPHHHRNHHHHRVRQHASPPAAAGPPPPHPFRLHRSAHMSANTRLSMPLDSDESSSEPDLSVLGMARAGNAGVDHQMNTMAYDEDEVLSQEQYEDTSLEDPAEEHDVAPLFDPATVGLKEISNLGKFTVSSHKPGCGVDELRSDDLKMYWQSDGPQPHKLTIYFVKRVGIRDIRFFVDYNEDESYTPTKIVFRSGTSENHLIEFATMNLDSPVGWQQVPIAGAGGEPDGNTLVSWVLQMQILENHQNGKDTHLRGIKIYAFDADAAAGQETVPAGGDDSDENDNDDFDAMDVSADDDTGQAGSSDKLGDIARILAAARLESGDTGLTLPDFMREPEIR
- a CDS encoding uncharacterized protein (EggNog:ENOG503P3UE~BUSCO:EOG09265DVA~COG:D~COG:O) encodes the protein MFYAPNAGPTPPSSPPSVDVTSPVPIYQDPEERVSRLPLQELSITPFGDVATHRGPSSRPMPSIDKENYSALRSALDHREQVLVQRTEDVAHALDQMRYYRNLLQQSLAEFSSASSAVADPDQLSAAAHMSANTRLSMPLDSDESSSEPDLSVLGMARAGNAGVDHQMNTMAYDEDEVLSQEQYEDTSLEDPAEEHDVAPLFDPATVGLKEISNLGKFTVSSHKPGCGVDELRSDDLKMYWQSDGPQPHKLTIYFVKRVGIRDIRFFVDYNEDESYTPTKIVFRSGTSENHLIEFATMNLDSPVGWQQVPIAGAGGEPDGNTLVSWVLQMQILENHQNGKDTHLRGIKIYAFDADAAAGQETVPAGGDDSDENDNDDFDAMDVSADDDTGQAGSSDKLGDIARILAAARLESGDTGLTLPDFMREPEIR